The Gordonia terrae genome contains the following window.
CTCTCGCCGCGGAACAGCTACACGACCGGCGCCACGCTCGAGGTCGGCGGCGGGGTGCACCGCTATGTCTGACCCCGGCAGAGCCCGACCAACCCAGCCCAGCAACAGGAGAACCAGCCGATGACCGAACACACCGGAAGCCGCCGCCGACCGACCGGCGGTGACGTCCTCGTCGATGTGCTCCGCCGGCACGGCGTCACCACCGTCTTCGGGGTCATCAGCATCCACAACCTCCCGCTTGTCGAAGCCGTCGACCGCGAACTCGACTTCGTCGAGATGCGGCACGAGGCGGCCGCGGTCAACGCCGCCGACGGATTCGCCCGCGCGTCCGGCGGTCTCGGCGTTGCGCTGACCAGTACCGGTACCGGAGCAGGTAACGCTGCCGGTTCGATGGTGGAGGCCCTGACCGCGGGCAGTCGCGTCCTGCACATCACCGGCCAGATCGAGAGCGAGTTCCTCGCCCCCGGGCGTCCGGCCGCGAGTCGCGGTGTCATCCATGAGTTCCCGGGTCAGCCGCAGATGCTCGACGCGATCTCGGCGTACTCCACGACCATCACCGAGGCCAAGGACGTCGAGGCCGAACTCGAGTCCGCGATCGCGCATGTCCTCGCCGCACCCACGGGACCGGCCAGCGTCGAATGGCCCACGGACCTCCAGTATCTCGCCTCCCCGGACGCCCAGCGACCGGCGCCGTCGGTCACGGTGACGACGCCCGTCGCCGACGCGGAGTCCGTCGCCCGCGCCGCCGATCTGCTCCGCACCGCCGAGCGGCCCCTGCTGTGGCTGGGCGGCGGTGCGGCCGGCGCCGGTGAGCAGATCGCCGAGTTCGCTCGATTCCTCGGCGCGGGCATCGTCACCAGCAACTCCGGGCGCGGAATCGTCGCCGAGGACGTCCCCCTCGTCATCGGCAACTTCGCGACCACCCCCGCGGTGCGGGCACTGCTCGACGACGCCGACGTGCTCCTCGCCGTCGGTACCCATTTCCGATCGAACGAGACCGCGTCCTACTCGCTCTCACTGCCGGAGAACATCATCCAGATCGACGTCGAACCCACGACGATCGGCCGCGTCTACCCGGCCACGGTCGGGCTCGTCGGAGACGCCGCACCGACGATCACTGCTCTGCTGGCCGAGCTGGACGCGGTCGCGACCGCCGACGAGTGGCCGCGCCGCGTGTCCGCCGTGCGCGAGGAGGTCCGCGCCGATCTCACGACCTACATCGGTGGCTACGCCGAGATTTGCACGGCGATCCGCGATGCGCTACCGCGTCGATCGGTGATCGCCCGCGACGTGACGATCCCGTCGAGCCAGTGGGGCAACCGCCTGCTGCCGATCTACGAGCGCGGCACCAACGTCTTCCCCCTCGGCGGCGGGATCGGGCAGGGACTCGCGATGGGGATCGGTGCGGCGCACGCCCGGCCCGACGCCCCGACCCTCGTCGTCGCCGGCGACGGCGGACTCGCCGTCCACCTCGGCGAGCTCGCCTCCCTGGCCGGGTCAGGTGCGCACGTCATCGTGCTGGTGTTCAACGACGGCGGGTACGGGGTACTGCGGAACATGCAGCAGAAGAACGGTTTCCGACGCTCCAGCGTCGACCTGCACACGCCGCGCTTCGACCTGCTCGCGGCAGCGATGGACATCCCCTACCGGCTCGTGCGCGGCCCGGGCGTCATCGCCGACGCCCTCGAGGCCGCGGTCAACCGCGGCGGCCCGTCGTTCATCGAGGTGGATGTCGAGGCGGTCGACCCCGCCCCCGGGCCGTTCGTCCCGCCGGTGCACGTCCCGTCTGAACTCGATTCCTCTGGGCTCAATTCCTCTGGGCTCGATTTCTCTGGGGCCCACTGATGACCGCCCCGGCCCTCTGGTGGGACGACGACATCGCGACGCGAGTGCGCTCGGGTGACCAGGCCCACGTCTTCGCCTCCGGCACCGACGTCGCCGACGCGATCGCCCTGGCCGTCGAGAACCCCGTCCTCGTGCTGAGCCTGATCCTGGCCGAGCCCGCGCCGCTCACCGCAGAGACAACGAATCTGCTCCCGTCCGTTCGGGTTCCGACCCTGGTTCTCGCGTCGGCGCCGGACGCCGACACCGATCTCGATGCGGCGCAGACGCTCGCCGGCGACATCGACAACGGCGTCTTCGTCGTCCTCGACGGCGCGCCCGTCCCCGCGCACACCGAATGCCGGGAGTCCTTCGAGGAGTGGACCGTCTCGTTCGTCGCGATCGCCGAGGGCCTCGCCGCCCGTGACGGCCGCCTCCTCGCCCAGCCCACACCACTCATCGACGAAGGAGTACTCCGATGATGACTCGCCCAGCCCGCGAGCCCTACCTCGAGACACACCAGACCCATCCGGAGCCGCTGACACCGTATGAGCTCAAGCTCGCCGGGTCCGTCACCGAGATCTTCACCGCCGGGGCAACGACTCTCGATGAGGTCACCG
Protein-coding sequences here:
- a CDS encoding recombinase-like helix-turn-helix domain-containing protein; this translates as MMTRPAREPYLETHQTHPEPLTPYELKLAGSVTEIFTAGATTLDEVTDGLNALGLHGPDGGPWTAETFRAEMRRLGK
- a CDS encoding thiamine pyrophosphate-binding protein; this encodes MTEHTGSRRRPTGGDVLVDVLRRHGVTTVFGVISIHNLPLVEAVDRELDFVEMRHEAAAVNAADGFARASGGLGVALTSTGTGAGNAAGSMVEALTAGSRVLHITGQIESEFLAPGRPAASRGVIHEFPGQPQMLDAISAYSTTITEAKDVEAELESAIAHVLAAPTGPASVEWPTDLQYLASPDAQRPAPSVTVTTPVADAESVARAADLLRTAERPLLWLGGGAAGAGEQIAEFARFLGAGIVTSNSGRGIVAEDVPLVIGNFATTPAVRALLDDADVLLAVGTHFRSNETASYSLSLPENIIQIDVEPTTIGRVYPATVGLVGDAAPTITALLAELDAVATADEWPRRVSAVREEVRADLTTYIGGYAEICTAIRDALPRRSVIARDVTIPSSQWGNRLLPIYERGTNVFPLGGGIGQGLAMGIGAAHARPDAPTLVVAGDGGLAVHLGELASLAGSGAHVIVLVFNDGGYGVLRNMQQKNGFRRSSVDLHTPRFDLLAAAMDIPYRLVRGPGVIADALEAAVNRGGPSFIEVDVEAVDPAPGPFVPPVHVPSELDSSGLNSSGLDFSGAH